A section of the Microbulbifer pacificus genome encodes:
- a CDS encoding DUF2141 domain-containing protein, which yields MNHPILRLCRGALLFFTCGVGFASAETANVRLMVSNVHSQVGKLYISVYDSKDTFLGDTKFYAEEVGLENLKDGKLEVDLSLPYGKYAITVHHDNNANGKMDRNFVGIPKEPVGLSNGHVPRFGPPKFSKALIEIAQPEQVEAIALID from the coding sequence ATGAACCATCCAATACTTCGTCTCTGTCGGGGTGCGCTGCTGTTTTTCACCTGTGGCGTGGGGTTTGCCAGCGCGGAGACCGCGAACGTCCGGCTGATGGTATCGAATGTCCATTCCCAGGTAGGGAAGTTGTACATATCGGTGTACGACTCAAAAGACACCTTTCTCGGCGATACCAAGTTTTATGCAGAAGAGGTGGGGCTCGAGAATCTCAAGGATGGAAAGCTCGAAGTGGATCTGAGCCTGCCCTACGGTAAATACGCCATCACCGTGCACCACGACAACAATGCCAATGGCAAAATGGATCGTAATTTCGTCGGTATCCCGAAGGAGCCGGTGGGACTGTCCAATGGTCATGTTCCCCGTTTTGGTCCGCCAAAATTCTCCAAGGCGTTGATCGAGATAGCGCAGCCGGAACAGGTTGAAGCTATAGCGCTGATCGATTGA